The DNA region CGTCGGACGTGCGTCCGTCGAGGCAGGCCTCGGTGGTCAGGACCTGCTCCCCGACGATGCGGCGGCTCTCCCGGACTCCGAGCGCCGCTGCGGAATCGAGCACGAACGCCGCCGCGAACCCGGGCACGTACTTCCGGAAGAAGTTCGCGACGACGAAGATCTGCTCTCGCCCCTCGAGCGCCGCCTGGGTCAACCCTTCGCCGTCCGTGGGATTGAGGCCGAGCATGCTCGTGGAGTTCACCGTGACGACCCCGGGGATCGTGGTGATCGAGAACACGACTCGCTCCCGGTTCTTGTGAAACTCCTCGCGGGCCTTGGCTTCCCGCACCGCGTCGTAGTACCCCGTCACCAGCGGGTAGTCCTTCCAGTGCCGCAAGCCGGCCGCGATCTCCTCGCGCGTCTTCCCGATGAACGGGTCCTCGCCCAGCATGAACTGGTCCGGGCGCTGCTTCACGTACGCGAGGTGCTCGGCGAGGTCCACGCCGCCCAATCGGAAGAACAGGCTGATGGACATCGTCCGGCCGGTGTCGTCACCCAGCAGGAACGGGCCCCCCGCCTGGGCGACGAGGTCGGCGTCTCCGGTGGCATCGATCACGACCCGCGCCCGGAGCGTCTGCTCGCCGGACTTGTTCACGACCCGAATGCCCACGACCCGGGTCTCTTCGACCAGGGGGGCGATCGTGTACGTGTTGAGCATGAGCGTGACCCCGGCCGCGACGCAGAGCTTCTGGGTCACGAGCTTGAGGACCTCCCCATCCACCGGGGTGACGGTGTAGGCATTGCCGTACGGATTGAGCAGGTGCCCGCGGTTGTCGGGGAAGCAGCCCCCGAGCTTGATGCACGCGTCGACGATCTCCTGGGGGATGCCGTTGCAGATCTGCTCGCCCTTCATGTTGTGGAAGGTGAGGAAATTGCCCAGAAGCCCGGCGGTGGCGTTTCCTCCCAGGAAGGGAAAGCGGTCGGTCAGGAGCGTACGCGCGCCTT from Candidatus Methylomirabilota bacterium includes:
- a CDS encoding FAD-dependent oxidoreductase, whose amino-acid sequence is MVDTHYDVVVAGGGMAGVVAAIASARQGARTLLTDRFPFLGGNATAGLLGNFLTFHNMKGEQICNGIPQEIVDACIKLGGCFPDNRGHLLNPYGNAYTVTPVDGEVLKLVTQKLCVAAGVTLMLNTYTIAPLVEETRVVGIRVVNKSGEQTLRARVVIDATGDADLVAQAGGPFLLGDDTGRTMSISLFFRLGGVDLAEHLAYVKQRPDQFMLGEDPFIGKTREEIAAGLRHWKDYPLVTGYYDAVREAKAREEFHKNRERVVFSITTIPGVVTVNSTSMLGLNPTDGEGLTQAALEGREQIFVVANFFRKYVPGFAAAFVLDSAAALGVRESRRIVGEQVLTTEACLDGRTSDADIARGAYCLDVHEASGRIVHKHVKDGEAYGVPYGCLVPKQIDGILVAGRALSSERYANGSVRVQAHIMAIGQAAGTAGALCAAKGWLPREVAVSELRSHLVRDGAVV